One genomic segment of Panicum virgatum strain AP13 chromosome 2N, P.virgatum_v5, whole genome shotgun sequence includes these proteins:
- the LOC120660123 gene encoding protein NOI4-like produces MAEKGSPLPKFGEWDVNDPASAEGFTVIFNKARDEKKTGGNSQGQDEQVKSEQQSSGQGFNAPKKKWLCCFQPSAAES; encoded by the exons ATGGCG GAAAAAGGAAGCCCCCTGCCTAAGTTTGGGGAGTGGGATGTCAACGACCCTGCTTCAGCTGAGGGATTTACTGTAATATTTAACAAAGCTAGAGATGAGAAGAAGACTGGAGGAAATTCACAGGGTCAAGATGAGCAAGTGAAAAGTGAACAGCAATCATCTGGGCAAGGCTTCAATGCTCCCAAG AAGAAATGGCTGTGCTGCTTTCAACCCAGTGCTGCTGAATCCTGA